From the Fimbriimonadaceae bacterium genome, the window ATGCGGCCAGGTGTTCCGCTGGACTCAGGTCAAGCTGGGGCACTGGGCCGGCGCCGTTGGAGACCAGGCGCTGTTCGTGCGCGAGGCCGGCGACCGGTACGAGGTCGCCAGCAACCAGGACGAAGCGGCGTTCCGGCGCCTCTTCCGCCTGGACTTTGATTGGCCTGGCCTGGTCGACCGCGCACGGACGCTGGGGGTCGGGTCTCCGGACCCCTTCGTCCGCACCGCCCATTCACCAAGCGCGGTGGAGGCCCTCTTCTCCTTCATGTGCACGGCCAACAACCACTTGGCGCGGATCCAGCCCATGGTCGTGGCCTTGGCGCGACGCGGCCCGGTGGTCTGGGAGCATGAAGGTCATGAGTTCCGCGCCTTCCCGAGGGTGTCCGCCCTAGCCTGCGTCGCCGAGTCAGACCTTTGGTCGGAAGGGTTTGGGTATCGGGCCCGCCAGATCGTCTCGACCGCCCAAGGGTTGGCCGAACGGGGAGGCGAGGCGTTTCTCGACTCGCTCAAGGACCTTTCATGGAGCGAGGCCGTCGCTGCCCTCTGCCGGTTTCCGGGTGTCGGTCGCAAAGTGGCGGACTGCGCCGCCCTTCACGGCCTGGGACACACGGACTGCGTGCCGGTCGACACCCACATATGGCGGTTTGCGACCACCGCATGGTTCCCAGAATGGCACGGGGCGGCGCTCACCCCGGCCCGCTACGAGGCCGTGGCCGACCGGTTCCGCCAGCTCTTTGGGAAGGACGCGGGGCTCGCTCAGCAGCTTGTTTTCCACCGCTCCCTGGCGACCAAACGGGGCGGTTGACGCCAGTTTTGTCAACCCTGACCCGTCATGAGGTTGTGGAGAGATTGCTGAACCTCCGTGTTTTGAACTCGTATTACCAGGGTAGCCCGGTGAAAAAATGAGGCGTTGGCCCCAGGGACCTGGGGGTAGGTTTCGGGTGCGGTTGACGGGTGTTTCGGATCGTGATTGGGTAAAAGTCAGTGCCTCGCCCTGGTGGGCGGGCTCGGACGCAAGAGGGAAGACCAAATGCGAGCATATGTCATAGCCGGGCTGGCCCTGGTCGCCGCCGCGGGGCTTGTCCCGCAGGCCGCGCAAGGCCAAGACCCCCAAAAGAAGCCGAACGAGCGCGTCGTCAAGACGGAAAAGTCGGTCAAGAAGATCCCATTTAAGGTCCGCTACGTGCCGGACCGCAACGTCGGGGCGGGCCGCATCGTGCCGGCCACCGATGCGAAAGAAGGCCGTGACGGCGAAGAGACCACGACGGTCACCAAAGAGTATGTCGACGGTAAGGTCGTCGCGACAAACACCCTCGTCGAGGTCACGACAAAGCCGGTCGACCTGGTGTTCAAGGTCGGAATGGAGGGCCACAACGCGGTCAGCCGCGGCTCCTACACCCGTGGGAAGGTCCTCGACGTCGTCGCCACCGCCTACATGCCCAACGAAGGGCGGATGAACCCGGGCAGCAGCACTGCGACGGGTCGCCGCGCCGAGTTCGGGATCGTCGCCGTCGACCCCCGGGTCATCCCGTTGAACTCGATCCTCTTTGTGGAGGGCTATGGTCTGGCCATCGCCGCCGACACGGGAGGGGCGATCAAGGGCAACCGGATCGACGTCTGCCTGTCGTCTCGGGCCGAGATGCGCGCCTGGGGACGCAAGAAAGTCCGCGTCCACGTCCTTCGCGAGGAAAAGAGGAAGCAGGCGGACAATGATGACGAGGTCGGCTTTGCGCCACTCCCGGTCATGGCGCTTGACGGCCAGGTCACCTTGGCGGCGCTCTACCAGGACCCTGACGACGACCCCCACAGCCACGACCCCGCGAGCACGCCGGGCCTGACCGCCGAAGAGGCGGCCCGGGCAAAGGCAGGAGCCACCAAACCGAAGCCGCCGGCCGACACGGGCTCGTCCAAACCGGCAAGGCCGGAGCGGCCAACGTCGACCAAAGCGAAGTTTCCCCGTGAGGCCACCGTCACGAAGACCGACGTCATCGTCCGGTCCAAGCCCACGACCGACTCGGACCGGGTCGACGTCGTCACCGAAGGCGACACCGTCACCCTGTGGGGAGACGTGCGTGGCTGGTTCCGCGTGAAGCTCGACAACGGCAAGGCGGGATACATCCGGGCGGACTTGCTCGGTGCGGCTTCCGGCTCGTCGGGCCGCAAGGTCAAGGTCACGGGCACCAACATCATCGTCCGTTCGGGTGCGTCGACCAGTTCGTCGAGGGTGGCGATGGTCAGCAGCGGAGACACGGTCACCGTCGTCGGCGAAAAGAACGGTTGGTACAAGGTCAAGACTTCCGACGGTGAGACCGGCTACATCCGCGCCGACCTTTTGGGCGGCAAGAGCAGTTCGAGCAACACCATGACGGTGGTCAAGGACCAGGTGCTCGTGCGGTCAAAGCCTACGACCAAGTCGAGCCGGGTCGGCAACCTGAGCCAGGGTGAAAAGGTCGTGGTGTTGGGCAAGACCAACGGTTGGTACAAAATCAGGCTTGAATCTGGCAAGACCGGCTACGTCCGTGCCGACATGCTGGGTAGGTCAGGCCGCTGATCGACGAGATAGTCACGCTCCGCCAATCGCTCACCGAACGCCTCCGGCGTCACGGTGTGCGTGCCGACAAGCGGTTCGGCCAGCACTTCCTTGTGTCGGAAAAGGTCGTCCGGGCCATTGTCGGCCAAGTGACCGGGTGTGCGTCGTCCCTCGAGGTCGGCCCCGGGCCCGGCGTCCTGACCGGCCCTCTCTGCGCTTCCTTGGGCCGCGTCTGCGCGGTCGAGGTTGACGAGACAGTCCTCCCTCCGCTCCGTGAAGCCGCCCCAGACGCGGAGATCATCGTCGGCGACGCCCTGCGCCTCGACTTGAGGGCCGTCCTGGAGGGCTTGCCCCGGCCGCGGGCCCTGGTCAGCAACATGCCGTACAACATCACCGGCCCCCTGTTGACGGCTTTTGCGGCCTGCCGCGACTCGTGGGACGTCGGAGTGCTGATGATGCAACGCGAGGTCGGCGTCCGTGTCATGGCCCCGGCAGGCGATTCCTCACGGGGGTCACTCTCGGTCTTTCTGCAAGCTCAGTTCGACATCACCACGGTCTGTCATGCCCCTCCTGGGGCGTTTTTGCCTCCGCCCAAGGTGGACAGCATCGTCTTGAAGTTCGTTCCGCGCCTTAAAGTCGACCTGGACCGGGCACCGACGTTCTTCGAGGTGGTGCGCCGGGGATTCGCCCACCCCCGAAAGACGTTGACGAACAACTTGGGCGACCGGGCGGCTTGGGCTCCGGTACTGGCCTCGGTCGGGCTGGCCGAGACCGTCCGCCCCCACCAACTCACCTTGGACCAGTGGGAGGAGCTCGCCGCCCATGGTCCCCGCTGACGGGCTCAAGGCGGAGGCCTTCCGGCTCGGCTTCACGTCAGTAGGCGTCTGCGCGCCGGACCCTCCCGAGTCCATGGGCCACTACCAAGCGTGGCTCGACGCGGGTCACCACGGAACGATGGAGTACATGGCCCGCTCGGTGGCGATGCGGGGCGACCTCGAAACACTCCTTCCGGGGGTGAAGTCAGTGATATGCGTCGGACTGAACTACAACCAGCCGGTGACTCATGAGGAGGGCCAGCCAAGGATCGCCCGGTACGCCTTGGGCCGCGACTATCACAAAGTCATGCGCGGCCGCCTCAAGCGCCTGGCCCAATGGATCAGCGACGGGCAGTCGGGGGTGGCCAGCCGGGCGTGCGTGGACAGCGCCCCGGTGATGGAGCGTGAGTACGCCCACCGCGCCGGGCTCGGGTGGTTTGGAAAGAACACATGCCTCATCGACAGCCGGACGGGCAGTTGGTTCTTCATCGGGACGCTGTTGACCACGGCGGAGTTCGAGCGTGACCGGCCGGCTGTCGGGGGTTGCGGGACGTGCACGGCTTGTGTCGACGCCTGCCCGACCGGGGCGATCGTTCAGCTACAGGGGGCCTGGTCAGTGGACGCCCGACGTTGCATCAGCTACCTGACGATCGAAGAGAAGAGTCCCGAACTCCAGGGCGACGTCTCCGGATGGACGGTGGGGTGCGACGTGTGCCAGGACGTCTGTCCATTCAACCAGCGACGCGACAGCCAGCCTGAGCGGGCGCCGTTCACTGGCGACGCTGACTTGACCGCGACGAGGGCCTGGCCTCCTCTGGAGAAGCTGATGTCCATCTCGTGGGAAGACTGGGACGTTCTGACGCGAGGATCGGCGGTCCGCCGGGTCGGCTGGGAGGGGTTACGTCGGAATGCGACCGCAAATCACGGCAGCCGCCGGCGGAAGAATGACTAGAATCTGAGCCATGAGGAAGCGGGTCGTCGGCTACGCCTTTGTGGCCCCCGCAGTGGTCCACCTCGTGCTCTTCGCCTTGGTGCCGATCGCGTTCGCCCTCT encodes:
- the queG gene encoding tRNA epoxyqueuosine(34) reductase QueG, giving the protein MVPADGLKAEAFRLGFTSVGVCAPDPPESMGHYQAWLDAGHHGTMEYMARSVAMRGDLETLLPGVKSVICVGLNYNQPVTHEEGQPRIARYALGRDYHKVMRGRLKRLAQWISDGQSGVASRACVDSAPVMEREYAHRAGLGWFGKNTCLIDSRTGSWFFIGTLLTTAEFERDRPAVGGCGTCTACVDACPTGAIVQLQGAWSVDARRCISYLTIEEKSPELQGDVSGWTVGCDVCQDVCPFNQRRDSQPERAPFTGDADLTATRAWPPLEKLMSISWEDWDVLTRGSAVRRVGWEGLRRNATANHGSRRRKND
- the rsmA gene encoding ribosomal RNA small subunit methyltransferase A; the encoded protein is MRADKRFGQHFLVSEKVVRAIVGQVTGCASSLEVGPGPGVLTGPLCASLGRVCAVEVDETVLPPLREAAPDAEIIVGDALRLDLRAVLEGLPRPRALVSNMPYNITGPLLTAFAACRDSWDVGVLMMQREVGVRVMAPAGDSSRGSLSVFLQAQFDITTVCHAPPGAFLPPPKVDSIVLKFVPRLKVDLDRAPTFFEVVRRGFAHPRKTLTNNLGDRAAWAPVLASVGLAETVRPHQLTLDQWEELAAHGPR
- a CDS encoding SH3 domain-containing protein, with translation MRAYVIAGLALVAAAGLVPQAAQGQDPQKKPNERVVKTEKSVKKIPFKVRYVPDRNVGAGRIVPATDAKEGRDGEETTTVTKEYVDGKVVATNTLVEVTTKPVDLVFKVGMEGHNAVSRGSYTRGKVLDVVATAYMPNEGRMNPGSSTATGRRAEFGIVAVDPRVIPLNSILFVEGYGLAIAADTGGAIKGNRIDVCLSSRAEMRAWGRKKVRVHVLREEKRKQADNDDEVGFAPLPVMALDGQVTLAALYQDPDDDPHSHDPASTPGLTAEEAARAKAGATKPKPPADTGSSKPARPERPTSTKAKFPREATVTKTDVIVRSKPTTDSDRVDVVTEGDTVTLWGDVRGWFRVKLDNGKAGYIRADLLGAASGSSGRKVKVTGTNIIVRSGASTSSSRVAMVSSGDTVTVVGEKNGWYKVKTSDGETGYIRADLLGGKSSSSNTMTVVKDQVLVRSKPTTKSSRVGNLSQGEKVVVLGKTNGWYKIRLESGKTGYVRADMLGRSGR